The Actinomyces faecalis genome includes the window TCCGCGGTGCCACGATCCGCAACATCGAGGAGTTCGAGCAGGACTACCCGGCCGCCCGCACGATCCTGCTGGAGCAGAACTACCGCTCCACCCAGAACATCCTCGACGCCGCTAACGCCGTCATCTCCCGCAACTCCGGGCGGCGCAAGAAGAACCTGTTCACCGACTCCGGTGCCGGGGCCCCGGTGACCGGCTACGTCGCTGACTCCGAGCACGACGAGGCGCGCTGGATCAGCTCCGAGATCGACCACCTGGCCGACGAGGAGGGCGTGCGTCCGCGCGACGTCGCCGTCTTCTATCGCACCAACGCCCAGTCCCGCGCCCTGGAGGAGGCGTTCCTGCGCTCAGGCCAGCCCTACAAGGTAGTGGGCGGCACCCGCTTCTACGAGCGCCGCGAGATCAAGGACGCCATCGCCTACCTGCGTGCCATCGACAACCCGGACGACGACGTCAACATCCGCCGCATCCTCAACGTGCCCAAGCGAGGGCTGGGGGACAAGGCAGAGGCGGTGCTTGCCGAGCACGCTGCACGCTACGAGGTGTCCTTCGGTACGGCGGTGGCTGACGCCGCGGGCGCGCTACGTCCCCTGGAGGAGGGGGAGGGGGCCGGTGACCTGGACGCCGGGGGGACTGAGGCTCCACTGGTTGAGGGCCTGGCCACCCGTGCGCGCACGCAGGTGACGAAGTTCTACGAGCTGCTCACCGGACTGCGCCACCAGCTGGCAGCAGGTGACGGCGTGGCGGACCTGCTGGACTCGGTCCTGGACGCCTCAGGGTACCTGGCTGAGCTGCGCGCCAGTGATGATCCCCAGGACGCCACCCGTGTGGAGAACCTGGCCGAGCTGCACTCGGTGGCCGCCGACTTCCAGGCCGCCAACCCTGACGCCGCGCTTGCGGACTTCCTCGAGCGCGTCAGTCTGGTGGCGGACGCCGACCAGCTGCCGGACTCGGCCGACCTTGAGGACGAGGCTGCCCGCAAGGCCGCCGAGGACGGCCAGGTCACCCTCATGACCGTCCACACGGCCAAGGGCCTGGAGTTCCCGGTCGTCTTCGTCACCGGCATGGAGGACGGCACCTTCCCGCACTCACGCTCCCTGGCCGACGACGCCGAGCTGGCCGAGGAGCGTCGGCTCGCCTATGTGGCGCTCACCCGGGCGCGCAAGCGCCTCTACGTCACCAGGGCGGCGGTGCGCTCAGCCTGGGGAAGCGCCCAGGCCATGCCCGCCTCACGCTTCCTGGACGACATCCCAGCCCAGACCATGGAGTGGAAGCGTCTGGCCTCCTCGATGGACGCCCTGCGCGGTGGCGGGACCGGCTGGGGGAGCAGCTGGGGCGAGGGCGGCTTCGGATCCGGCCGTGGCTTCGGCTCAGGCAGCTCACGTGGGTACGGTTCGCAGTCCTACTCGGACGACGACGACTTCGCCCCCGCTATTGGCTCCGGCCGGCGCACAGGCAAGCTCGGGAGAGTCGAGACCCCCAAGGACCGTTTCGAGGCGCGGCGCGCTGAACACGCAGCCAAGCGGGGCAAGCCCACCCGTCTGGACGGGTCGTCCGCGGCCAGCGGGGCGGCGGACGCGTCGGAGCTGCCGGCAGCGGTTCAGGGGCTGAAGGTGGGGAACCAGGTCCGTCACGACTCCTACGGCCTGGGCGAGGTGACGGCGATCGAGGGCTCGGGTCGCTCCACCGTGGCTCATGTCGCCTTCACTATTGATGGTGCACGCACCACCAAGCGCCTCATGCTGCGACTAGCGCCGCTGGCGAGGCTCTGAGCGCCGCGCCTCAGGCTTCGCCAGCCGGCATACGCCTCAGCCCTTGACCGCGCCGTCGGTCATCCCGGAGATGAACTGGCGCTGGAGGAAGAGATAGAGCACCACCATCGGCGCGGCTACCAGCACAGCGCCTGCGGCAAGCAGGGTGGAACCCTGGGTGTACTGGCCCTGGAAGAACGCCAGGCCGAGCGGCGCGGTACGCATCGTGCCCGAGGGGGACATGACCAAGGGAATGAGGAAGTCATTCCACGTCCACATAAAGGTCAGCACCACCTGGGTGACCACCGCAGGACGCGCGATCGGTAGTAAGACCGAGCGCAAGATCCGCAGGTCGCCGGCGCCGTCGATGCGTGCGGCCTCAAGAATGGCCGGGTCCACGCCGCGGAAGAACGCGCGCATCCAGAAGGTTCCGAAGGCAAGCGACTGGGCGGTCTGGGGCAGTGCCACCGCCCAGATCGTGTCGGTCAGTCCCAGGGTGCGCATATCGAAGAACAACGGCAGGACGATCGCCTCGCTAGGAACCATGATTCCCAGGAGGAAGAGATAGAAGATCACCGTGCCACCGCGAGGCTTGAGCACCCCCAGGACGTATCCGCTCATCAGGGACAGCACCAACGCGAGGCAGACCACCAGCACTGCGATGAGGACAGAGTTGCGCATGTAGTCTGAGAAGTGCCCCTGTTCCCAGGCAGTGGCGTAGTTCTCGACGTGTCCCCATGAGGAGTCGCCGATGGACTCAGACTTGAGAGACAGGAAGACGACGTACAGGACCGGGAGCAGGGCCTGCGCGGCGAACAGAGCCAGGATGACGTAGCTGAGCAGCCGCTCGGTTTTGGAGATTCTCACTTGTCCTTCTCCCCGAGCAGGTTGATGGTCAGGTTGATCGCGAAGATCACCAGCGTGAGGACCACGGCCAAGGAGGAGGCGGTACCCACGCTGCCCAGACGGAACGCCTGGTTGTAGACCTCGTAGCTGGGCACGGTGGTACTTGTTCCAGGCCCGCCAGAGGTAGTGACGTAGACCAGGTCAAAGGTCTTGAGGGCCGCGATCACCGTCAGCGTGAGGCTCACCAGAATCTCAGCCCGTACGCCTGGGACAGTGATGTGCCGGAAACGCTGCCACCAGCCAGCGCCGTCGAGCATCGCGGCCTCGTAGTAGGAACGGGGGATGCCGGCGATGCCACTCATGAGGAGCACGGTCACCAAGCCGGTGCACACCCACGTGCCGATGAGACCGACGGCGGGCAGCGCGGTAGCGAAGTCGCCCAGCCACGCCCGCGTGAGACTGTTAAGGCCGACGGCGCGCAGCGCAGAGTTCATCAAGCCGTCCGGTGCGTAGATGCGACGCCAAGCGATAGCGAGAACCACCATGGCGATGACCTGGGGAAGGAAGACCACGGTGCGGAAGAAGCCGATCCCCTTGACCTCAGAGCGCGTCAGCAAGGTAGCCAGGACAAGGCCGATCGCTAGAGGGAAGACCGCGTAGAAGATGATGAGGATGAGGGCATGGAGGAAGGAGCCTGCGAGCCGTGGGTCGGTAAACGTGGCGACGTAGTTACTCAGTCCAGCCCAGCTTCCCGTACCCAGACCATCCCACTCGTAGAAGGACAGCATGACGACGCGTCCGAGCGGATACAACATGAAGGCGCCGTAGACGAGGAGCGGGGGAGTGAGCAGGCCGATGATGACAGCCTTGCGGCCGCTGGTCTTGGACCGAGGCCGACGCCGTGTCGATGCGGGGGCGAGGTCGGAGGCGGTGGTCATCAGAGTCCTTCCACCAGGTGAGGCAGGTGTCGGTTGAGATTGGTGCCGGAAGTAGCCGGGGTGGGGTATGCCGCCCCGGCTGCTTCTGGACCTGTGAGTGGTCGTCAGGAGTGACGACGGAGGTACCTGGCGAGTCGTGCCAGACTCACGAAGCAGTGAACTCGGTGTAGGCAGCCTCGAGGGTGTCGAGGAACGCCTCCGGCTCAGTCTGGCCGTCGAGCAGCTGCTGGAGGGCATCGCCCAGGACCTGGTCGAAGGTCGGAGTGGCGTAGTCCAGGTACGGCAGCACCTCGCCGGAGGTTGTCAGGTCCTGGAAGGCAGTCATCACTTCGCCGACGACGCCGCCGGCATCAGCAGCGAAGCTGGCGGTATCGTTGATCGGGACGTTGCCGGTGTCAGCGAGCACCTTCATGGCGTCAGCGTTCGTAATGAAATCGATGTAGGCAGCTGCCACATTCGGGTTCCTCGCCGCAGAGGTGATAGCGAAGGGCAGGCCCGTGCCTCCGGTCGTTGCCGGCTTGCCGATGGCCTTGGAGGCAGGCGGAAGCATGAAAGCGACGTCGTCGCCTAGGACCGCCTTCAGGTCGGGGGCTAGCCACGAACCGGCGATGAGGTAGGTGCCTGTGCCAGTCGAGAAGTCCTGCCACACGGTGTCGTAGTCGACGCCGTTGAAGCCCTCATTGAAGTATCCCTTGGCTGCCCACTCCTGGACCTGGGTTGCCGCCGCGAGGTTCTCCTCGGTCTTCCAGCTGGCTCCCGCGTTGCCGAAGCCGAGGGAACGGACGTCGTCCGCCGGTACGTGGGCGCCCTGAACCGGGCCGAAGACGTGCAGAGCGGGCCACTTCTCGACGTTACCGAGCATCAGCGGCACCTTGCCGGCAGCCTTGATGGTAGCGAGCTGCTCCGTCAGCTCCTCCCAGCTGCTCGGCGGCTCTAGACCCAGCTCGGCCAGGCGCGAAGGAACGTAGTAGATACCGACTGCCTCGCCTACCTGGGGCAGGCCCCATAGGGAGCCAGAGCCGAAGGTCTTACCGTCTGCGGAGTAGGAGGAGTAGGACAGGATGGACGCGGAGTAGCTCTTGTCCCAGCCGTAGGCAGAGATCCACGGGTCGAGGGAGATGAGCTGCCCGGCTGCGACGAAGGCGCCCATGGTCGAACGTGAGTTATTGGCTTCGACGACGTCAGGCGCATCGTCGCCAGACAGGGCGAGGCGCAGAGTGGTCTGTAGGTCATCGAAGGACTGAGAGACCCGCTTGATGGTGACGTTGGGGTACGTGTCCATGAAGGCCTTGTTGAGCCGTTCCATCTGCTCGTTCTGGCCGCCACGGACTTCCTGGTCCCACACGGTCAGCGTGACGTCCCCGACGCCGGAGATGTCAGTGCTGACATCGACGGGCGCTGCGGAGGACGAGGACGAGCTCCCCGACGGGGTGCATGCAGCAAGCAGCCCCATGGCTGCCAGGGCTGACGAGCCCATGAGGAGACGACGCCGTGAGAAGGAGCCTGGAATGAGTGAGCTTGAGGAGGTGGTGGGGTGTGACATGGTTTCTCCTTGGTTGTGTGCTGTCTTACTCGACACTGAGTAAAGGCAGAGTGAGGGCTGCTCCTAGGACGAGATGAGATCGAGGAAGCTCAGGTCGTAGCCGTCTGGTAGCTCGAGGCTGCGTGCGAGCTGAGCGACGTGTGGCAGACGTGGGGCATTTGCTGATCCGCCCGGTGCTCGCAGGGTGCACGCGGCGGTAAGCGAAGCGAAGGACAGAGCACCTCGCAGGCTGAGCCGGTGTGCCAGTCCCCACAACAGACCTGCGCTAAAGGAGTCTCCCGCTCCTGTGGGGTCAAGAGGCGTCACCGGAGCAGCGGGCAGGCTGATCTCCTGCCCCTCGCTGACGGCGACGACGCCCTGCGGCCCGCAGGTGACAACGGCGAGGGGTACGCGCTCGGCCAGTGCGCGGGCGGCGTCGTGAGGGCTACGTGTACGTGTGTAACGCTGAGCCTCGACCTCGTTGGGGACGAACACGTGCACCAGGTCGAGGGGGTCGAGATCAGCGGGGTCCCATCGCTCGGTGTCGTCCCAGCCGACGTCTCCCAGGACTACGGGCGGATGAGCCTGTGTCGACCAGTGCTCTAACGCGGCGCGGCCGGTCTCGACCGCGCGCAAGTCGGCGACCACGGCGGACGGAGTGGTCTGCACGCCGTCTAACGCGGGGGACTCGTCGCTGCCTGCCGTCGTCATCGCACGGTCACCGTCGAAGGACAGGGAGACAGTGACGCTCTGTGTGGGGACCTCTGGGCAGGAGCCGAGGTCAATGTCTTCCGCTTCGAGATGCGTGCGGACGAGGCGACCAGCCTGGTCAGTGCCCAGGTATGAGCGCAGTGTGACGGGAAGATCCAGGCGTGCGAGTGCTACTGCCTGATTGGCGCAGCCGCCAGCCATGATGGCGCACTGGTCGACCCACTGCTCTTCTCCTGGCCGCGGGGCGTGGCGTAGTCCCGTCATGACGACGTCGAGGAAGAGCGGTCCGATCACGCAGACCGGGTGGTCG containing:
- a CDS encoding ABC transporter substrate-binding protein; the protein is MSHPTTSSSSLIPGSFSRRRLLMGSSALAAMGLLAACTPSGSSSSSSAAPVDVSTDISGVGDVTLTVWDQEVRGGQNEQMERLNKAFMDTYPNVTIKRVSQSFDDLQTTLRLALSGDDAPDVVEANNSRSTMGAFVAAGQLISLDPWISAYGWDKSYSASILSYSSYSADGKTFGSGSLWGLPQVGEAVGIYYVPSRLAELGLEPPSSWEELTEQLATIKAAGKVPLMLGNVEKWPALHVFGPVQGAHVPADDVRSLGFGNAGASWKTEENLAAATQVQEWAAKGYFNEGFNGVDYDTVWQDFSTGTGTYLIAGSWLAPDLKAVLGDDVAFMLPPASKAIGKPATTGGTGLPFAITSAARNPNVAAAYIDFITNADAMKVLADTGNVPINDTASFAADAGGVVGEVMTAFQDLTTSGEVLPYLDYATPTFDQVLGDALQQLLDGQTEPEAFLDTLEAAYTEFTAS
- a CDS encoding UvrD-helicase domain-containing protein, coding for MNAMNSLFGALPMPGSTSAPAETALPSLTPAASSWDDGWADSLAHGEAPAEEWANEPDDAAAPSTEDLAAVAPSWEERQAETAALVARAQANAAAARARAAGQGEGGDLGAGRGSGTPGYAWGVTVADPTELVKGLNPAQEQAVTHSGAPLLIIAGAGSGKTRVLTHRIAYLLATGRARPGEILAITFTNKAAAEMRERVAGLVGPAGERMWVSTFHSACVRILRREHEAAGLRSTFSIYDSADSQRLITLIVKELGIDSKRFTPKTFANRISDLKNELITPTQYAERAVTSNPLERHLVEVYRAYAARLVAANALDFDDLIMRTVQLLQTKPAVAEMYRRRFRHILVDEYQDTNHAQYVLVRELTGGPGTSGEGSALPAAELTVVGDSDQSIYAFRGATIRNIEEFEQDYPAARTILLEQNYRSTQNILDAANAVISRNSGRRKKNLFTDSGAGAPVTGYVADSEHDEARWISSEIDHLADEEGVRPRDVAVFYRTNAQSRALEEAFLRSGQPYKVVGGTRFYERREIKDAIAYLRAIDNPDDDVNIRRILNVPKRGLGDKAEAVLAEHAARYEVSFGTAVADAAGALRPLEEGEGAGDLDAGGTEAPLVEGLATRARTQVTKFYELLTGLRHQLAAGDGVADLLDSVLDASGYLAELRASDDPQDATRVENLAELHSVAADFQAANPDAALADFLERVSLVADADQLPDSADLEDEAARKAAEDGQVTLMTVHTAKGLEFPVVFVTGMEDGTFPHSRSLADDAELAEERRLAYVALTRARKRLYVTRAAVRSAWGSAQAMPASRFLDDIPAQTMEWKRLASSMDALRGGGTGWGSSWGEGGFGSGRGFGSGSSRGYGSQSYSDDDDFAPAIGSGRRTGKLGRVETPKDRFEARRAEHAAKRGKPTRLDGSSAASGAADASELPAAVQGLKVGNQVRHDSYGLGEVTAIEGSGRSTVAHVAFTIDGARTTKRLMLRLAPLARL
- a CDS encoding carbohydrate ABC transporter permease codes for the protein MTTASDLAPASTRRRPRSKTSGRKAVIIGLLTPPLLVYGAFMLYPLGRVVMLSFYEWDGLGTGSWAGLSNYVATFTDPRLAGSFLHALILIIFYAVFPLAIGLVLATLLTRSEVKGIGFFRTVVFLPQVIAMVVLAIAWRRIYAPDGLMNSALRAVGLNSLTRAWLGDFATALPAVGLIGTWVCTGLVTVLLMSGIAGIPRSYYEAAMLDGAGWWQRFRHITVPGVRAEILVSLTLTVIAALKTFDLVYVTTSGGPGTSTTVPSYEVYNQAFRLGSVGTASSLAVVLTLVIFAINLTINLLGEKDK
- a CDS encoding carbohydrate kinase family protein, which encodes MTTPPPHARVSDTQDTLTSAVRPAPGSDHPVCVIGPLFLDVVMTGLRHAPRPGEEQWVDQCAIMAGGCANQAVALARLDLPVTLRSYLGTDQAGRLVRTHLEAEDIDLGSCPEVPTQSVTVSLSFDGDRAMTTAGSDESPALDGVQTTPSAVVADLRAVETGRAALEHWSTQAHPPVVLGDVGWDDTERWDPADLDPLDLVHVFVPNEVEAQRYTRTRSPHDAARALAERVPLAVVTCGPQGVVAVSEGQEISLPAAPVTPLDPTGAGDSFSAGLLWGLAHRLSLRGALSFASLTAACTLRAPGGSANAPRLPHVAQLARSLELPDGYDLSFLDLISS
- a CDS encoding carbohydrate ABC transporter permease, translating into MRISKTERLLSYVILALFAAQALLPVLYVVFLSLKSESIGDSSWGHVENYATAWEQGHFSDYMRNSVLIAVLVVCLALVLSLMSGYVLGVLKPRGGTVIFYLFLLGIMVPSEAIVLPLFFDMRTLGLTDTIWAVALPQTAQSLAFGTFWMRAFFRGVDPAILEAARIDGAGDLRILRSVLLPIARPAVVTQVVLTFMWTWNDFLIPLVMSPSGTMRTAPLGLAFFQGQYTQGSTLLAAGAVLVAAPMVVLYLFLQRQFISGMTDGAVKG